The genomic DNA TTTGTTTCATCATCGGTATATCCCCTTAACTTTTCCTCTAACTTCTTCAGCTCTTCAAACTTTTCTAGTAGAATTTCTGCTTCCTGTGCCAATAATTCAATTTGAGCACTTTTAGCTATATTTTCTTGTCTTAATGAATCTAATTCATCTAATGATTTAACTAATTCTACATACTTTGTAGCAAAACCTATACTTAGCATTATTACCCCAAGCAATAATACACCTATTATTTGTATAAGGGTAAGAGGTAGTTTAAAAACTAAAGGCGAATCTTCGTTATGGGGTATTACCATAATTGTAAATTTATTTTTATCTTTCCCCTGCAAATACTCCCCCCCCTTTCAATTACTTTAATTTTATTAGTTCTACACAAAATTCTTACTTCCTGCAAAATTATTCTTTTTTTCTTTAGCTATTTTTATAGCTTTTTCTTCTTCCTGGGTTAAATGGTAATTTGATTTACCATTTACAATGGGTTTTGCATAAACCCTAGATTCTTCTCTTCCATAAATACTACTTATAACTATTCCATCAAAATTATCATCTAATAGTGCAATAGCAAAACTGAGATCACTACCTGTATTATCAAAGGCATTAAAACGAACTATACTATAGTATTGAGGATGATTTTTGACTTTATCTAAATGTCTTTGAAAATTATGTTCTATCTGTTCTACATTAGAATTTAATATATGTAATCTTTTACCGAAATCAGTTAAAATCTCTTCTACATTTTTACCATTAGAAAACTTTGTAAGCTCTTTATATTTTTTTAACTTTTTATTCATATTTTTTATACTAATAAAAAACATCAGCCACGTTAACAACAACAATAAACTTACTGTTAGTAAAATTATATGACTGAATTCATTAAATATTTCTAAAGTATCCATCATTTTTTATCCCCCATTTACTTTTTAAGTATAACATTTTTATTATATCTTTATCTTTAAGGAAGTTCAAACTATTTTATAATAAAATTTAGCAAGATTTATTGCTTTTACACAATAAACCTTGCTTATTTTTTATAACAAATTAACTTAATCACAGACTGAAGACAAACTATAGACAAAGTCATCACCAGCTGTGGTAATTAAACAAAGATACGATTAAGTTGAGGAGATAGATTTAAGAGCTGATTAGATAAAAGGAAGAAGGG from Anaerobranca gottschalkii DSM 13577 includes the following:
- a CDS encoding DUF4446 family protein, whose protein sequence is MMDTLEIFNEFSHIILLTVSLLLLLTWLMFFISIKNMNKKLKKYKELTKFSNGKNVEEILTDFGKRLHILNSNVEQIEHNFQRHLDKVKNHPQYYSIVRFNAFDNTGSDLSFAIALLDDNFDGIVISSIYGREESRVYAKPIVNGKSNYHLTQEEEKAIKIAKEKKNNFAGSKNFV